In one Oxyura jamaicensis isolate SHBP4307 breed ruddy duck chromosome 14, BPBGC_Ojam_1.0, whole genome shotgun sequence genomic region, the following are encoded:
- the LOC118174297 gene encoding ankyrin repeat and fibronectin type-III domain-containing protein 1-like isoform X6, whose translation MTQQMRDLQLAQARKPPGPSSPNAAKRLYRNLSGKFRVNYTSFDEGSLAGRGEKEKLRKSYLFQSNAALFEAVELQDLDRVQELLKQYSPEELDLNTPNSEGLLPLDIAIMTNNAPIARALLQAGAKESPHFVSLESRSLHLSTLLREAEQRVNELTAQVVNEAPNADCSEKEKQLKAWEWRYRLYKRMKAGFEHARVPDPPSNVHLSVASSSSVQVTFWEPLSVNSAVVTKYKVEWSCSPTFSPLLGEAVVDKLKSLHFTIRGLTSGTAYYVQVSAYNMKGWGPPQASVPPFAIPSNWREYDGRAPRRRGQAEALDHLLGQVKTVHQHCVCHEPCKNQPQSRKHSVSKSLKHLFHAGSKFLKTLKRGLYLTAIFYKDDNILVTHEDQIPVVEIDDTYSCLLMQDFLWFTKVSCMWDEILWLRQCVTVSQSSCSCILQTRFKMLLAISQMQGLLGIQDLGQVFFEPIKDKQGNILIVTLKEVKTNQTFESVRWVPICKLQTSRKSVSSPEEPTALDTLLISVQDKLAYHQRSSHALSPGLYLGYLKLCSAVDQIRVLVPEQLPNILCHVKIRSNPNISREEWEWLQKMASMEEPVSAEPEAETSPNHLFQELQAAIKELMTLVNIPLQEAKDFRLYSQEVLDFGGQVSFLLLLPPSDDVCTAPGQNNPYTPQSGFLTLPLQIFELVHFFTYDREFITQYCQVSALLELESLLSQQSLREAFSDAELSTAKQRHQQVQDYIQQMEEIWREMRWIMDALQHARYKQPSCGVSLSGFLSTSSSAMKEKTQSSSSHLNFLPSPAPSPETSRKLNSDLHGLSDEEGSSEVFLATDSDYDSSRAQSPKELDLVSSSSGPECCGRRVTRSLRDSAPDVLQSHELQPVPLPPPEPRPPPELYDSDFVLPSRQIELLRITEKRQAYCVRTSSLDFPKPLCPVARKSCPGSVDSSPTESRTPGGHGGQHRLGTGSAPSPERGRTRSAEWTPSFQEPLEQPGCLADRGKKPGSVTLRVCPQYETGLSKETSVKLHITSQTSAGEVVKLVVLEMNDVSRGVLGGSAAFCYGEEQLEHFGLVFASEESERWLPDDFLPLSLHAARPEGRFYVRIKETSPLVLQFGPATTV comes from the exons ATGACGCAGCAGATGCGGGACCTGCAGCTGGCACAGGCCAGGAAGCCGCCGGGCCCTTCCTCGCCGAACGCGGCCAAAAGGCTCTACCGAAACCTCTCGGGGAAGTTCCGGGTCAACTACACGTCCTTTGATGAGGGCAGCCTGGCGGGACGGGGCGAGAAGGAGAAGCTCCGCAAGTCCTACCTG TTCCAGAGCAATGCTGCTCTCTTTGAGGCCGTGGAGCTGCAGGACCTGGACcgggtgcaggagctgctgaagcagTACAGCCCCGAGGAGCTGGACCTCAACACCCCCAACAGCGaggggctgctgcccctggACATCGCCATCATGACCAACAACGCTCCCATCGccagggccctgctgcaggcaggagcaaaGGAGAGCCCGCACT TTGTCAGCCTGGAGAGCCGCTCGCTGCATCTCTCCACGCTGCTGCGGGAAGCGGAGCAGCGCGTCAACGAGCTGACGGCGCAGGTGGTGAACGAGGCACCCAACGCCGACTGCTCtgagaaggagaagcagctcaAGGCCTGGGAGTGGCGATATCGGCTGTACAAGCGCATGAAGGCAGGCTTTGAGCACGCCC GAGTGCCGGACCCCCCCAGCAACGTGCACCTCTCCGTGGCCAGCAGCTCCTCGGTGCAGGTGACCTTCTGGGAGCCCCTGAGTGTCAACTCGGCCGTTGTCACCAAGTACAAGG TGGAGTGGAGCTGCTCCCCCACCTTCTCACCGCTGCTGGGGGAGGCCGTGGTGGACAAGCTGAAGAGCCTGCACTTCACCATCCGGGGGCTCACGTCG GGCACAGCTTACTACGTCCAGGTGTCTGCCTACAACATGAAAGGCTGGGGTCCCCCCCAAGCCTCAGTGCCCCCCTTCGCCATCCCTTCCA aCTGGCGGGAGTACGAcggccgggccccgcggcgCAGGGGCCAGGCTGAAGCTCTGGACCACCTGCTGGGCCAGGTGAAGACCGTCCACCAGCACTGCGTGTGCCACG AGCCCTGCAAGAACCAGCCCCAGAGCAGGAAGCACTCGGTCTCCAAGAGCCTCAAGCACCTCTTCCACGCTGGCAGCAAGTTCCTCAAGACACTGAAGCG GGGCCTCTACCTGACAGCCATCTTCTACAAGGACGACAACATCCTGGTGACCCACGAAGACCAGATCCCAGTGGTGGAGATCGATGACACCTACTCGTGCCTGCTCATGCAGGATTTCCTTTGGTTCACCAAG gtgtCGTGCATGTGGGACGAGATCCTGTGGCTGCGGCAGTGCGTCACCGTCTCCCAGTCGTCCTGCTCCTGCATCCTGCAGACGCGCTTCAAGATGCTGCTGGCCATCTCGCAAATGCAG gggctgctgggcaTCCAGGACCTGGGGCAGGTCTTCTTCGAGCCCATCAAAGACAAGCAGGGCAACATCCTCATCGTCACCCTGAAGGAGGTGAAGACCAACCAGACCTTTGAGAGTGTCCGCTGGGTTCCCATCTGCAAGCTGCAGACAAGCCGCAAGTCCGTGTCGTCCCCAGAGGAGCCCACTGCCCTGGACACGCTGCTCATCTCCGTGCAG GACAAGCTGGCTTACCACCAGCGGAGCAGCCATGCCCTTTCCCCGGGCCTCTACCTGGGCTACCTGAAGCTCTGCAGCGCCGTGGACCAGATCCGGGTGCTGGTGCCGGAGCAGCTGCCCAACATCTTGTGCCACGTGAAGATCCGCTCCAACCCCAACATCTCCAG GGAGGAGTGGGAATGGCTGCAGAAGATGGCCAGCATGGAGGAGCCCGTTTCTGCGGAGCCAGAGGCTGAGACATCCCCAAACCACTTGTTCCAGGAGCTCCAGGCAGCCATCAAGGAGCTGATGACCCTGGTCAACATCCCGTTGCAAGAG GCCAAAGATTTCCGTCTGTACAGCCAAGAGGTGCTGGACTTTGGGGGCCAGgtctccttcctgctgctgctgcctccctcagatGATGTCTGCACGGCGCCGGGCCAGAACAACCCCTACACCCCTCAGTCTGGCTTCCTCACACTGCCGCTGCAGATCTTCGAGCTGG TGCACTTCTTCACATACGACCGGGAGTTCATCACGCAGTACTGCCAGGTGTCTGCCCTCCTGGAGCTGGAGTCGCTCCTCTCGCAGCAGAGCCTCAGGGAGGCCTTTTCTGACGCCGAGCTCTCCACGGCCAAGCAGAGGCACCAGCAGGTGCAGGACTACATCCAG caaaTGGAGGAGATATGGCGTGAGATGCGCTGGATCATGGATGCCCTGCAGCACGCCCGGTACAAGCAGCCGTCCTGCGGGGTGTCCCTCAGCGGGTTCCTCAGCACCTCGAGCAGTGCCATGAAGGAGAAGACCCAATCCTCCTCGTCCCACCTCaacttccttccctccccagcgCCCTCACCAGAGACCAGCCGTAAGCTCAACTCCG ACCTGCACGGGCTGTCGGACGAGGAGGGCTCCTCCGAGGTGTTCCTGGCCACCGACAGTGACTACGACTCCAGCAGGGCGCAGAGCCCAAAGGAGCTTGACCTGGTGTCCTCCTCCTCGGGGCCCGAGTGCTGCGGCAGGAGGGTGACCCGCAGCCTGCGGGACAGCGCCCCGGACGTCCTGCAGAGCCATGAGCTCCAGCCGGTGCCACTGCCCCCGCCGgagccccggccgccccccgaGCTCTACGACAGCGACTTCGTCCTGCCCAGCCGGCAGATCGAGCTGCTGCGCATCACGGAGAAGCGGCAGGCGTACTGCGTCCGAACCAGCAGCCTGGACTTCCCCAAGCCTCTCTGCCCGGTGGCCAGGAAGTCCTGCCCCGGCTCCGTCGACAGCTCCCCGACGGAGAGCAGGACCCCCGGGGGCCACGGCggccagcacaggctggggacTGGCTCTGCACCCAGCCCCGAGCGCGGCCGGACGCGCTCGGCTGAGTGGACTCCGAGCTTCCAGGAGCCCCTGGAGCAGCCCGGGTGCTTGGCTGACCGTGGGAAGAAGCCGGGCTCTGTCACCTTGCGGGTCTGTCCTCAGTACGAAACCGGACTCTCCAAAGAGACCAGTGTCAAG CTGCACATCACCAGCCAGACGTCGGCCGGGGAGGTGGTGaagctggtggtgctggagaTGAACGACGTCTCCCGCGGCGTGCTGGGCGGCTCGGCCGCCTTCTGCTACGGcgaggagcagctggagcactTCGGACTGGTGTTCGCCTCCGAGGAGAGCGAGCGGTGGCTGCCCGATGACTtcctgcccctgtccctgcaCGCCGCCCGGCCCGAGGGGCGCTTCTACGTCCGCATCAAGGAGACGTCCCCCCTGGTGCTGCAGTTCGGGCCCGCCACCACCGTATGA